The Vibrio gigantis genome contains a region encoding:
- a CDS encoding Ig-like domain-containing protein — MKTKLKLSLMTMILGLTNAPIASAALEQVSFTDTSGNPKNVDGRELNMVNIRDTLTLKISSGLDRKIRVRLQHGTGLVESQLTNVINIHDRLNIDGKDFYGKEVILSKVPQNEGEYTVVVEYLDLTNAVVSTESYTFVQDTIKPVISGQFVHILNAWYGNINNFGHTGTTKQLEVSGVSDNNGISRARYWVKQPDGSKKYKDVEYNLERKTVIVAGNIAATTGAGLVPAPGYYQFGIDVYDTSGNVSTLARSSHMDFTCPATSSNKIEVRNAQSGVWEPYYSGMTIYSNPVSIRYGRLLSQFATNASPYGWKKLNHMVSNTDSTYAYFQPTINYPQMYSYFHFFSESGHVCSTYYYRDLNFSLAPGVHKAPKYTGVWHKNSLSNQWITNESPRTNIPYTINAVRVFVEPRSYRQKLTITSGGSCYVNPGATSCDISTNYVYATGRGYIPYSIFTAKEDGSMSIHGGYLYTYWDFNRIAIRSIHYDRSAQTIKMQTYDADTVFDWRSYMWRYSSISATANIGAGPQDIPVSHTNQIDLQTYDFSFDVSDLDVEMNVPFAFKVIDSFGNETNRVETFTIDTVKPKIQVKYSGEALPEVLSDIRDLEIHLEDFTEAVPTSVQLLGSDAEENVYLAVLSHGDGLFSVAKPKIFPTLNYEAGERYRLIITAEDEQKNVQSKEITFGYEPDNLIVVEAQPYVPANQALYDVSSNALARIYTEDPLTMEGGQRATGPQTAEISNRKDSDFAISIVSDSGVVNVLPGETKAVMVDLGPAGDLLEVEVFPSERMEGEAQFMFSIPSLSSIY; from the coding sequence ATGAAGACCAAACTAAAGCTCTCCTTGATGACAATGATTTTAGGGCTAACGAATGCTCCAATCGCTTCGGCTGCGCTTGAGCAAGTTTCATTTACTGATACGAGTGGCAACCCCAAAAACGTCGATGGCCGTGAATTGAACATGGTCAACATAAGAGACACCCTGACCCTTAAGATTTCGTCTGGTTTGGACAGAAAAATTCGTGTTCGATTGCAACATGGTACAGGTCTAGTTGAAAGTCAGTTGACCAATGTCATTAATATCCATGATCGACTGAACATAGACGGCAAGGATTTTTATGGTAAGGAAGTAATTCTCAGCAAGGTGCCTCAAAACGAAGGAGAGTACACCGTCGTTGTGGAATACCTAGATTTAACCAACGCTGTTGTCTCAACGGAATCTTATACATTCGTACAAGACACGATTAAGCCGGTGATCAGTGGACAGTTCGTTCATATTCTCAATGCTTGGTATGGAAACATTAATAATTTTGGTCACACAGGCACAACAAAACAACTTGAAGTCAGTGGTGTGAGCGACAATAACGGCATCTCGCGAGCCAGATATTGGGTTAAACAACCAGATGGTTCGAAGAAATACAAAGACGTTGAATATAACCTAGAAAGAAAAACCGTAATTGTGGCGGGTAATATTGCGGCCACCACTGGTGCGGGACTTGTTCCAGCTCCCGGATACTACCAATTTGGAATCGATGTTTATGATACATCAGGTAATGTAAGTACCCTTGCTCGGTCGTCACATATGGACTTTACTTGCCCAGCCACCAGCTCCAATAAGATTGAAGTTCGTAACGCACAATCTGGCGTTTGGGAACCGTACTACTCAGGTATGACGATCTACAGCAATCCTGTCTCGATTCGATATGGCCGCTTACTCTCTCAATTTGCTACTAATGCCTCTCCGTATGGTTGGAAGAAGCTCAACCATATGGTCAGCAACACAGACTCTACGTATGCGTATTTCCAACCGACTATTAACTATCCGCAAATGTACAGTTACTTCCATTTCTTTTCTGAGTCAGGCCATGTTTGCTCTACGTACTATTATCGTGATTTAAATTTTAGCCTCGCCCCTGGTGTGCATAAGGCACCGAAATATACAGGTGTTTGGCACAAAAATTCATTGTCCAATCAATGGATCACAAACGAAAGCCCTAGAACAAATATCCCCTATACGATCAATGCCGTGAGAGTATTCGTTGAGCCGCGTAGTTATCGACAAAAGCTCACAATTACAAGTGGCGGCTCATGCTACGTGAACCCCGGCGCGACATCATGCGACATCAGTACGAACTATGTTTACGCCACAGGGCGCGGGTATATCCCATATTCTATCTTTACCGCTAAAGAAGACGGCTCGATGAGCATTCACGGCGGTTACTTATATACATATTGGGATTTCAATCGAATCGCCATTCGCTCTATTCATTATGACCGATCCGCACAAACCATTAAGATGCAAACGTATGATGCTGATACTGTTTTTGATTGGCGTTCTTACATGTGGCGATATAGTTCGATTTCGGCAACGGCCAACATTGGAGCCGGTCCACAAGACATCCCTGTCTCTCATACAAATCAGATCGACCTACAGACATACGATTTCAGCTTCGATGTCTCTGATCTTGATGTTGAAATGAATGTGCCATTTGCATTTAAGGTGATTGATTCGTTTGGCAATGAAACCAACCGCGTTGAAACGTTCACGATTGATACTGTGAAGCCTAAAATACAGGTTAAGTATTCAGGCGAAGCATTACCCGAGGTGTTGAGTGATATTCGTGACCTTGAAATCCATTTGGAAGATTTCACAGAGGCCGTGCCGACTAGTGTCCAACTACTGGGCTCTGATGCTGAAGAGAATGTCTATCTGGCGGTGCTATCACATGGCGATGGGTTATTTAGTGTAGCGAAACCCAAAATATTCCCCACGTTGAATTACGAGGCAGGTGAAAGGTATAGGCTAATTATTACCGCTGAAGATGAGCAGAAGAACGTACAAAGCAAAGAAATTACCTTCGGATATGAACCAGATAACTTGATAGTTGTGGAGGCACAGCCTTACGTACCCGCAAACCAAGCTCTGTACGACGTTTCATCAAATGCGTTAGCACGAATTTACACTGAAGATCCACTCACAATGGAAGGTGGGCAACGTGCAAC